The following proteins are co-located in the Gloeocapsa sp. PCC 7428 genome:
- a CDS encoding SpoIID/LytB domain-containing protein, with protein sequence MKFKLLRLLSLQGRFWWSTLFWLAFITPAAAMEIRVAIEQGVEQIKVGSSTTATIRDYSSGKPLGQLAAMNAFYAQPNPAGVALAQVQSSAMWVEPSGDGYVFIGDRWYRGKTLLMPTQQGVTAVNYVDLEQYLYSVLGGEMNGNWHQEALKAQAVAARTYAVYKRENESNGVYDVVNTQASQVYKGIASESPGTHAAVNATTGQILTHNNKAILAAFHACSGGHTENVEDVWSQPLPYLRGVAGYDDNVNACQWVKTVTGAELNQKITGIGTVQALTPVLSPYGSVKSMKFIGDRGTRELRGDALRTALGLRSTRFTITAEPLGLRFDGRGWGHGLGMSQWGAYNLAQQGVKYQQILSHYYRGASLAQLKP encoded by the coding sequence ATGAAATTCAAACTTCTACGCTTGTTATCGCTTCAAGGGCGATTCTGGTGGTCAACCTTGTTTTGGCTCGCGTTCATTACTCCCGCAGCGGCGATGGAAATTCGCGTAGCAATTGAACAAGGTGTCGAGCAAATTAAAGTTGGTAGTTCAACAACGGCGACAATCCGCGATTACAGCAGTGGCAAACCATTAGGACAACTTGCGGCAATGAATGCCTTTTACGCACAACCCAATCCTGCTGGCGTTGCCTTAGCGCAGGTGCAGTCTTCGGCGATGTGGGTTGAGCCGAGTGGGGATGGCTATGTATTCATTGGCGATCGCTGGTATCGCGGAAAAACCTTGTTAATGCCCACACAACAAGGCGTAACTGCGGTTAACTACGTCGATTTGGAACAGTATCTCTACAGCGTTCTCGGCGGAGAGATGAATGGTAATTGGCATCAAGAAGCTTTAAAAGCCCAAGCCGTTGCGGCGCGTACTTATGCGGTTTACAAGCGAGAAAATGAAAGCAACGGTGTTTATGATGTTGTCAATACGCAAGCATCACAGGTTTACAAGGGTATTGCCAGCGAATCACCTGGTACTCATGCTGCGGTAAATGCCACCACAGGGCAAATCCTCACTCACAATAACAAAGCGATTCTCGCAGCATTTCATGCGTGTTCGGGCGGTCATACAGAAAATGTGGAAGATGTGTGGTCGCAACCATTACCATACTTACGGGGAGTTGCTGGCTACGATGACAATGTGAATGCCTGTCAGTGGGTAAAGACGGTGACGGGAGCAGAACTGAACCAGAAAATTACTGGAATTGGCACGGTACAAGCTTTAACGCCCGTTTTAAGTCCTTATGGTAGTGTCAAAAGTATGAAGTTTATCGGCGATCGCGGTACGCGCGAACTACGAGGTGATGCTTTACGTACTGCGCTTGGTTTGAGAAGTACGCGCTTTACGATCACAGCCGAACCTTTGGGTTTACGCTTTGATGGTCGTGGTTGGGGTCATGGCTTGGGTATGAGTCAATGGGGAGCGTATAATTTAGCGCAACAGGGTGTTAAGTACCAGCAAATTTTA
- a CDS encoding ribonuclease Z, whose translation MQITFLGTSSGVPTRSRNVSSVALRLPQRAEMWLFDCGEGTQHQILRSDLKISQLSRIFITHLHGDHIFGLMGLLATCGLAGNTKRVDIYGPPKLDEYLRACGRYSSTHLAYSIQVHTVQPGVVYEDNEFTVTCERLEHRITTFGYRVAEKDRPGRFDVEKAKALAIPPGRIYGQLKRGETVTLLDGRTIHGADLCGLPEIGRKIAYCTDTIYCDGAVHLAQNADVLIHEATFSHQDAELAFQRLHSTSTMAAQVALAAQVKQLIMTHFSPRYAPGNVIELKDLLQEAQAIFPNTQMAYDFMTYEVPRRREAELAKTSGQNEMVNY comes from the coding sequence GTGCAAATTACATTTTTAGGAACAAGTTCTGGTGTCCCCACGCGATCGCGTAATGTTTCTAGCGTGGCGCTTCGTTTACCGCAAAGAGCCGAAATGTGGTTGTTCGACTGTGGCGAAGGTACGCAACATCAAATTTTACGCAGCGATCTGAAAATCAGCCAACTTTCACGGATCTTTATTACCCATTTACACGGGGATCACATTTTTGGATTAATGGGGCTTTTAGCAACCTGTGGATTGGCTGGCAACACAAAAAGAGTCGATATCTATGGTCCACCTAAATTAGACGAATACTTGCGCGCGTGTGGTCGGTATTCTTCGACGCATTTAGCATACAGCATCCAAGTTCATACAGTACAACCTGGTGTTGTATATGAAGATAACGAATTTACTGTCACGTGCGAACGATTAGAACATCGGATTACAACTTTTGGCTACCGCGTAGCCGAAAAAGATCGCCCAGGAAGGTTTGATGTCGAAAAAGCAAAAGCCCTAGCAATTCCCCCTGGCAGAATTTACGGTCAACTCAAACGCGGGGAAACTGTGACACTGCTTGACGGACGCACCATTCACGGCGCTGATCTATGCGGTTTACCAGAAATCGGACGCAAAATTGCTTATTGTACAGATACTATCTATTGCGATGGCGCAGTCCACCTAGCTCAAAATGCCGATGTTCTCATTCACGAAGCAACTTTCTCGCATCAAGATGCAGAACTTGCTTTTCAACGCCTCCACTCTACCTCAACAATGGCAGCACAAGTCGCTTTAGCGGCTCAAGTTAAACAGTTGATTATGACGCATTTTAGTCCCCGCTATGCGCCAGGAAACGTCATCGAATTAAAAGATTTACTTCAGGAAGCCCAGGCAATTTTTCCTAACACACAAATGGCATACGATTTTATGACGTATGAAGTTCCTAGACGGCGCGAAGCAGAATTGGCAAAAACTTCTGGGCAAAACGAAATGGTTAATTACTAA
- a CDS encoding Mo-dependent nitrogenase C-terminal domain-containing protein → MLCKITTANCSFERNFQFGNIRVRIPPLCKLNPLYKEIVHLRFLCISYLAEECRSRRHINLLLLH, encoded by the coding sequence TTGCTTTGTAAAATAACTACTGCAAATTGCTCATTTGAACGCAACTTTCAATTTGGGAATATTCGCGTGCGTATTCCACCTTTATGTAAACTTAACCCTTTATATAAAGAAATAGTACATCTTCGTTTCTTGTGTATATCATATTTAGCAGAAGAGTGTCGCTCGCGAAGACATATCAATTTGTTGTTATTACACTGA
- a CDS encoding ABC transporter substrate-binding protein: MKINKILSLIGVFLVSLIVTVSCTSTQPASNITNTAATTTPVQMGYSGWPGWYPWAVANEQNLFAKNNVQVDLRWFDGYLDSMNAMNAGQLDANCQTLDQTISSVANGSDQVVVLVNDNSTGNDKVIVREGINSIADLKGKKVAAEEGTVDHFLLLLGMKEAGITQADIEFFPLETGAAAAAFAAGRVDAVAVYAPFTTKALERPGSKELFSSKDFPGAIPDHLVVSRKMINERPQEVQALVNTWFDTLDFMQKNQAKSLEIMAQKAGVSVADYKAYDAGTTLFSVEQNLQAFQPRNDMQSLHYAAKEINKFLLEADLIKRIPDLNRIFDDRFVKAYAASHKGRV; this comes from the coding sequence ATGAAAATAAATAAAATCCTATCACTTATTGGTGTTTTCTTAGTCAGCTTAATAGTGACTGTTAGCTGTACTTCGACACAACCAGCCTCTAATATTACGAATACTGCTGCAACAACTACGCCAGTTCAAATGGGTTATAGTGGTTGGCCTGGCTGGTATCCTTGGGCAGTTGCAAACGAGCAAAACTTATTTGCTAAAAATAACGTTCAAGTAGACCTTAGATGGTTTGATGGCTACTTAGATTCTATGAATGCAATGAATGCAGGTCAGTTAGATGCTAATTGTCAAACTTTAGACCAAACAATTAGTTCAGTAGCGAATGGCTCTGACCAAGTTGTTGTTCTAGTTAATGATAACTCAACGGGTAACGATAAAGTAATTGTCCGTGAAGGTATTAATAGTATCGCTGACTTGAAAGGCAAAAAAGTTGCAGCAGAAGAAGGAACTGTAGATCATTTTCTATTACTTTTAGGGATGAAAGAAGCTGGAATAACTCAAGCAGACATTGAATTTTTTCCGCTAGAGACAGGTGCTGCGGCTGCCGCATTTGCAGCAGGTAGAGTTGATGCAGTAGCAGTATATGCACCTTTTACAACTAAAGCTCTAGAACGTCCTGGAAGTAAAGAATTATTTAGTTCTAAAGATTTTCCTGGAGCAATTCCAGATCATTTAGTTGTCAGTAGAAAGATGATTAATGAGCGTCCCCAAGAAGTACAAGCACTCGTCAATACCTGGTTTGATACTTTAGATTTTATGCAGAAAAATCAGGCAAAATCTCTTGAAATTATGGCTCAAAAAGCTGGCGTTTCAGTTGCAGATTATAAAGCGTATGATGCAGGTACTACACTCTTTTCTGTTGAACAAAACTTGCAAGCCTTTCAACCACGAAATGATATGCAATCCTTGCATTATGCAGCTAAAGAGATTAATAAGTTTCTTTTGGAAGCTGACTTGATTAAACGTATTCCCGACTTAAATCGTATATTTGACGATCGTTTCGTTAAAGCTTACGCTGCTTCTCACAAAGGGCGAGTGTAG
- a CDS encoding Npun_F0494 family protein, with the protein MSIAESDSPKKVIYPRKTVERAKVALACSPFQRHLFETMCYQSVSTNAIANVSGTQQGYTKRPLSELAVENALMWLIQVGVLRREVDGQGITDSFRLTPLGRQLVEETQESWNPTRRDRLSNMLNRWLRLPF; encoded by the coding sequence ATGTCAATTGCCGAGTCCGATAGTCCTAAAAAAGTTATTTATCCAAGAAAAACAGTCGAACGCGCGAAAGTAGCGCTGGCGTGTTCGCCGTTTCAACGACATTTATTTGAAACGATGTGCTATCAAAGCGTTTCTACCAATGCGATCGCCAATGTGAGTGGCACTCAGCAAGGCTATACCAAGCGTCCGCTATCGGAATTAGCCGTAGAAAATGCTTTAATGTGGTTAATTCAAGTTGGAGTACTGCGCCGTGAAGTTGACGGACAGGGAATTACAGATAGTTTTCGTTTAACGCCGTTAGGTCGGCAGTTAGTCGAAGAAACTCAAGAATCGTGGAATCCAACACGTCGCGATCGTCTGTCAAATATGCTGAATCGCTGGCTGCGACTGCCATTTTAA
- the cobQ gene encoding cobyric acid synthase CobQ, whose amino-acid sequence MKAIMVVGTTSHAGKSLLSAAICRILARRGWRVAPFKGQNMALNSYVTTSGGEIGYAQAVQAWAAGVTPTVDMNPILLKPQGNMTSQVILKGKAVGKVSATDYYEQYFDIGWQAITESLQHLAAEFDLLVCEGAGSPAEINLKHRDLTNMRVAKHLNAPTLLVVDIDRGGAFAHVVGTLELLEPEERALIRGVVINKFRGQRSLLESGLQWLEERTGIPVLGVIPWIEDVFPAEDSLDLLERKHSNQGELEIAVIRLPRISNFTDFDPLEAEPSVSLKYISPKQELGHPDAVIIPGSKTTIADLLVLQRTGMAEAIQNYAAAGGTVLGICGGFQMLGKFLADPEGVEGEAGRFKGLSLLPIQTVITGQKVARQRQVVSNFPQVGLPVAGYEIHQGRSRIVETPNTAPNPNTYQALFDDPSLGLVDNYQSVWGTYLHGIFDNGAWRRAWLNRLRQQRGLKSLPTGVSNYRKQRETMLNTLAAIVEANLDLTKILPS is encoded by the coding sequence ATGAAAGCAATTATGGTGGTAGGAACCACATCCCACGCTGGAAAATCGCTCCTTAGTGCAGCTATTTGTCGCATTTTGGCGCGACGTGGCTGGCGGGTTGCGCCCTTCAAAGGGCAAAATATGGCTTTAAATTCCTATGTCACCACGAGTGGGGGCGAAATTGGTTATGCACAAGCCGTACAAGCTTGGGCGGCGGGCGTCACGCCGACAGTAGACATGAACCCCATTCTGCTCAAGCCGCAGGGTAACATGACCTCGCAAGTCATTCTCAAAGGTAAAGCTGTAGGCAAAGTGAGCGCGACTGATTACTACGAACAATATTTTGATATAGGATGGCAAGCAATTACAGAGTCATTACAACACCTCGCGGCTGAATTTGATTTGCTGGTGTGTGAAGGTGCAGGAAGTCCCGCAGAAATTAACCTTAAACACCGCGATTTGACAAATATGCGCGTCGCAAAGCATTTAAATGCTCCCACCTTGCTAGTTGTTGATATTGATCGTGGTGGTGCTTTTGCTCATGTGGTAGGCACTTTAGAGTTACTAGAACCAGAGGAAAGAGCGTTAATTCGCGGTGTCGTTATCAATAAATTTCGCGGACAGCGATCGCTTTTAGAATCAGGTCTTCAATGGTTGGAAGAACGCACGGGGATTCCTGTATTAGGTGTTATTCCCTGGATTGAAGATGTCTTTCCGGCTGAAGACTCTTTAGACTTACTCGAACGCAAACACAGTAATCAAGGAGAACTTGAGATTGCCGTTATCCGCTTACCCCGAATTTCTAACTTTACCGATTTTGACCCGTTAGAAGCCGAACCAAGTGTTTCGCTAAAATACATTAGCCCAAAGCAAGAATTGGGGCATCCTGATGCGGTGATTATTCCAGGTTCAAAAACGACAATTGCAGACTTATTAGTTTTGCAGCGAACTGGAATGGCAGAAGCAATTCAAAACTATGCAGCAGCCGGCGGTACGGTCTTAGGAATTTGTGGTGGCTTTCAAATGCTAGGCAAATTCCTCGCCGATCCTGAAGGCGTAGAGGGCGAAGCAGGAAGATTTAAGGGATTAAGTTTATTGCCAATTCAAACGGTAATTACAGGGCAAAAAGTAGCGCGACAACGGCAAGTTGTATCAAATTTTCCACAAGTAGGCTTACCTGTTGCTGGCTACGAAATTCATCAAGGGCGATCGCGTATCGTGGAAACTCCGAATACAGCACCTAATCCTAATACATACCAAGCGTTATTTGACGATCCTAGTTTGGGTTTGGTTGATAATTATCAATCAGTTTGGGGAACGTACTTGCACGGTATTTTCGACAATGGCGCTTGGCGACGTGCTTGGTTAAATCGCTTACGGCAACAACGCGGTCTAAAATCTTTACCTACAGGTGTTTCTAACTATCGCAAACAGCGCGAAACTATGTTAAATACGCTTGCTGCTATTGTAGAGGCAAACTTAGACTTGACGAAGATTTTGCCGTCCTAA
- a CDS encoding 2Fe-2S iron-sulfur cluster-binding protein codes for MATQIRFLPDDVTVTASVGEPLLDVAQRAGVTIPTGCLMGSCHACEVELEDGDTIRACITAVPPGCAELTIHLFSDPTW; via the coding sequence ATGGCAACTCAAATACGTTTTTTACCAGATGATGTCACGGTGACAGCTAGTGTTGGTGAACCTTTATTAGATGTTGCGCAACGGGCTGGGGTCACAATTCCTACTGGCTGTTTGATGGGATCGTGTCACGCTTGTGAAGTAGAACTAGAAGATGGAGACACGATCCGTGCTTGTATTACCGCCGTCCCGCCTGGGTGCGCAGAATTAACAATTCATCTGTTTAGCGATCCGACGTGGTAA
- the nrtS gene encoding nitrate/nitrite transporter NrtS gives MKFLRGYFLSLVNPQFVPIALKVAVVIGSLLFAINHGAAFVQGQMTRDRWISATLTYLVPYFVNIHGQYISSSRRL, from the coding sequence ATGAAGTTCCTACGAGGTTATTTTCTTAGCCTTGTCAATCCTCAATTTGTGCCAATTGCGCTCAAGGTCGCAGTTGTCATTGGTTCATTGTTGTTTGCGATCAATCATGGTGCAGCTTTTGTCCAAGGACAGATGACACGCGATCGCTGGATTTCGGCAACTCTGACTTACTTAGTTCCCTACTTTGTCAATATCCACGGTCAATATATCAGTAGTTCGAGAAGACTTTAA
- a CDS encoding SRPBCC family protein, whose translation MPDWLEHSVQVEVEAPIDLVWSLWSDLEQMPQWMKWISSVKILEDNPELSRWKLNTGGLEFTWLSRILKMVPQQIIQWESVDGLPNRGAIRFYDRHNSSIVKLSVSYAIPGILGRIMDNLFLGRAVESTIKADLERFRDYALQAKAAQK comes from the coding sequence ATGCCAGATTGGTTAGAGCATAGCGTACAGGTCGAGGTAGAAGCACCAATTGACCTCGTGTGGAGTTTGTGGTCTGATCTTGAGCAGATGCCTCAGTGGATGAAATGGATTTCATCAGTAAAGATTTTAGAAGATAATCCCGAACTCTCGCGGTGGAAACTTAATACTGGGGGGCTAGAATTCACTTGGTTATCGCGAATCCTGAAAATGGTACCGCAGCAAATTATTCAATGGGAATCGGTGGATGGATTGCCTAACCGTGGTGCGATTCGCTTTTACGATCGCCACAATAGCAGTATTGTGAAACTTTCTGTTTCCTACGCGATTCCTGGAATTCTAGGTAGAATTATGGATAATCTTTTCCTCGGTCGTGCGGTTGAATCGACGATCAAAGCTGATTTAGAACGCTTCCGCGATTATGCACTCCAAGCAAAAGCCGCACAAAAATAA
- a CDS encoding iron-sulfur cluster assembly accessory protein — MVQAVPSQQRGILLSEAALRQVLFLRDRQQKDLCLRVGVRQGGCSGMSYLMDFEDPSKIRSDDEVYDYDGFKIVCDRKSMLYLYGLMLDYSDAMIGGGFQFTNPNANQTCGCGKSFGV, encoded by the coding sequence ATGGTGCAAGCAGTTCCCTCGCAACAACGCGGTATTCTACTCAGTGAAGCAGCTTTACGCCAAGTACTATTCCTTCGCGACAGACAACAAAAAGATCTGTGCTTGCGCGTTGGTGTTCGCCAAGGCGGCTGTTCGGGAATGTCTTATCTGATGGATTTTGAAGACCCCAGCAAAATTCGTAGCGATGATGAAGTCTATGATTACGATGGCTTCAAAATTGTTTGCGATCGCAAAAGTATGTTATACCTCTATGGTTTAATGCTCGACTATAGCGATGCGATGATTGGTGGGGGATTTCAATTTACTAACCCCAATGCTAACCAAACTTGTGGGTGCGGTAAATCGTTTGGAGTTTAA
- a CDS encoding M48 family metallopeptidase, whose protein sequence is MTETVNSLFETAIERYKAGEDPANLISVFQDLCDRAPKSSAAWTCLAWIYLLNDKPNSAYKAAQKAVKLHPHDPQARVNLAVAMLETGQKGVREHVDHAMQLMMIDSEMRDEIKQSINDGLTRKPDWKSLQRVQSWLFN, encoded by the coding sequence ATGACAGAAACGGTTAACTCTTTATTTGAAACGGCTATAGAGCGTTACAAAGCTGGTGAAGATCCAGCAAATTTAATTTCTGTTTTTCAAGACCTTTGCGATCGCGCGCCTAAAAGCAGTGCCGCGTGGACGTGTCTTGCGTGGATTTATCTACTTAATGATAAACCTAACTCGGCGTACAAAGCCGCACAAAAAGCCGTGAAACTACATCCTCATGACCCTCAAGCCAGAGTTAATCTGGCAGTTGCCATGCTAGAAACAGGTCAAAAAGGAGTACGCGAACACGTCGATCATGCGATGCAATTGATGATGATCGACTCAGAAATGCGCGATGAAATCAAACAAAGCATTAACGATGGTTTAACGCGCAAACCTGACTGGAAAAGTCTTCAGCGAGTACAAAGCTGGTTGTTTAATTAA